In the Populus trichocarpa isolate Nisqually-1 chromosome 1, P.trichocarpa_v4.1, whole genome shotgun sequence genome, CCATCAGAAACTGCGACTTCCTTTTGTTCTTCATGGCAATGCTGGTGTGCATAGAAATAAAAGcagggcaagtaattaaaagcACCATGATTTTGAAACACACCTGAATCGTAAGAGTGATTTAACAGGTAATTTTTGCAGTATTTCTTCCACAATTTCACGCGGCATATGGCTATAGCATGACATCTTCCTATACTCTTTTTGTCCACAGCAGCCTAGCAGCCTCTCCTTTTGTAGCCACCCTGGTTCTAGAGGAATCGCAATTTGGCTAAAGCTTCTAGACACAGTAATTGTTCCAATTTCAGTATCTATAGGTCGGTTTCCGTAGAACCCATGAATACTTAAAAAAGCGGAAAAAAACCTGGTAGCAGAAATCTTTCCTATATAACTGACCGACTTCAGAGACTTAACAGCAACAACGAATTTTTCACAACCGCCATTCTACTTAACACGGCCAACCCTACCTGTGTTATCTTACCATCTGATTATAAAACATGCGCAATCAAGAgaatcataatttataattaagaaggaaaaaacaaagaaaacaaaaatcatcatAATAATGCATCCTAGTAGGAATTGATTGAGTgcagatttattaatttatttaaaataatcaagaataCACTGCAAAGCAAATTAAAGGGTTTGAGTTTGGCACTGCATTAAATCatgcaacaaaataatttgagcATTATAATGTCAGATGCGGAAAATGAAGGATTGACTAGCAGACTTTATACAACTTTGAAATGACCAAAGTTTTAATGTCAATAATTTGATCACACTTTTAGTAACTATCCCGGGATAATCGAGGATGtcttacatatttattgaaCTTTGGATCCATCAGCACAATGAAGAACCCtctcttttcatttcaaaatattattttctttacctGGCTGGGTGGGATTATAGAGGGCCTTTGGTAAcgtggctgcgggtgaggttcacccgcagccacaccaAATGccatttggttaaaaaaaaaaaattgctttttgATGGTAGGACCCATCAAAATGTCAGCCGAACCGCATGTCTACGAGAAGCAGCATTTTTGCTGCTTCTCGTAGGGAAAAAAAGtagaacagtggagcatggctccactgttgcactgttcactttagtgaacagtttttttttttttaaataaaaaacatggcaaaaagtttagtttttttcctctcgaaaaaccagtgcagttaattgatttcactcgtattgttcacgtgaatatgaacaatattgttttttttttaaaattagtttaaggtgaattaaatttactcgtattgtaatctcaattttattcctgataatattttacctaattttattgcacgctcaaaaaatcatgaaaactgtagttcttgtcgaatgaattttgtacgtaatgaaattgtaaattttttttaaaaaaattaagttttactcaaaaaactagtatttaatattatttaataacactacataaattagaaggatattgcataatgacgtaacatttgtggaatttgatcgcaattccaattatgttattgccgggtccgacccagttaaaaaaaattcagtttttatttttattttaattgttttattcaaaaaaattagaaggatatcgcttgatgacgtaacaaaaaattcagtttttgttgttgcgtgcttaagaaaccatgaaaaatatagtcattgttggatagatttcgtatgtgatgacattgcatatagtttaatggaataataaaaaaaaaattgatatcaatattatttatttcatgatgtaataataatagttaaatctacaatatttaaattaatattttttttattattttataacctcaatttgaaaagcatttttttaaccaaacacattaaactactttttgttcaacctcaatttcaaccacagttttaaccaaatatatatttttccaacccaacctcaactaaaagtactttttataaaacaacttttttaaaactacaaccacaacaacaaccgcaataccaaacacgctcATAATAGAATGGGCCCTCCAATGCAACTAATATGGATTAGGCGAACTGCTAATGGCAATTTGAACTGCACGAAGTACAAAGGTGGAGTGGTCATAGGACAGCAAAGAATCAGCTCTCTTGGATTCCACTAGGCCAAGTCTGATTCTTCACAGGGCTCAGAATTGCTTCAACTTCTGATAAAGTTTCCTGATCCTTGCCAAATGTAGCAAGTTCCGTAGCGGCATAAACATTCTCCTTGACCTGATCATCAAATAAGGTATATCACTCACACAATTATGATGTACATGGTGTAtgtatatttttgacatcattgTCATGAAAATGACAAATCAGATATATTGCACGTTAAAATGAGTACTAGTTCAACGAAATAGCTGCTATCTTCCTCTAAATTACTTTTTCAGCTTTTAGAATTGATGCTGTATGGCAAAATTCTGGACTTACTCCTATATAGCTGACTTACAAACAGATGATGTGCAAACAAAAACCTCACACAAAATGCAGAGGTGGTCATATTTATGTATCTGAGCTAACAGGACCATGCCAGAGGAATTGATCAAACAATACAATGATAAAAAGCTTTCAGATACTGTGACAAACAAATTGAGCCTAACACTtccacaacaaataaaataatgaaagcaAGGCGCAATATAATGAAAGAGAACCTGTCTAACAGAGTTCATGCCAACCAGCACCGAGGATATATCTTTATTTGCCAAACTGTATTGCATTGCTAACTTTGAAATATTCTTCCCCTTCGCTTTACAGAAGGCAGCAGCAGCTTGACATGCAGACTGAGGGAAAATAAGCATACATAAACAAgtcaaataaatttcaaaaagctGTAATCCATTTTCAACTAGGCAGACAGTGCAAGCATCTCCAAGATTTTCACGATTATATGCATGAGACAGCCATATTAAATATCCTGTTCAGATTGTCTGATCAGAATTCCTAATAGGAGTATCAAAGTTTGCATGTACCAGTGTGATTGATTACATCCATATTGAAAGCAACAGCCCTCAATCCCATCAAGAAACATGGGTGCTAGCTAAAATCCTCAACAAATTCATAGTGGACAAGGGCCACGATTTGACAGATatttatttcaacttaaaatttgatttttgttatcatGATGTACCACTCTTCCATCTTATCAAGAGTGCTCCAAGTTTGATAATAGCCCCTGCAGATTAATCCAACCCTCCAAAATATGATCGGTGATCTTAAAAGGACTGTATACATGCCAGAGTCTGGATGGTGGGTGCTGTGCATGCTAGGATGGATGTTAACTATACTCAACAAACCTGAACACAAATCTTGTTGAGATAAGGTGGGGCTAAACAACTTTGCAGGCAACATTTGCTTTGATCTAAGcagtaatttaataaaaaggacAAATGATATGGAAAGAAAACACCATAGattatttaaggggaaaaaGGGCAGACCTTAAGTTCAGCAGAAGCTGGATGCCACTCTGGAGGACCATTCTCTGTAAGTAACCCCATTGCAAGTGGAGAAGCACTAATTACACCTACACCTTTGCTCTTCAAGTAAGGCAATAAATCCACCAATGTAGAATCATTAACACTGTAGCGGCAATATGACAGAATAACATCAACAGTGCCTGGTGGCACTCGATCAAGAACATATGTAAATACACTTAATGGCAGCCCGGTTATACCGATAAAACGAATCTTCCCTGCTTCCCTCAGTTTCTGTAGCGCAGGAATTGTTTCATTCACAATCTGTCATTGAAACCAAACCAGCCCAGGTCATTCTTGGCCATCACGTCCTCATGCTTTTCTAAAAAGATGTGAACTTTAAAATCTACGCAAAGCTAAAAAACGTGGATATTGCAgacccagataaaaaaataaaataaaattaagaacctGATCAAGAGACCCAAATTCAATATCATGGCATTGGAGTATATCAACATAATCCAACTGCAATCTTGCCAAGCTCTCATCAATACTCTTAGTCACTCTCTCAGCACTAAAATCAAAGCCCTCCACGTACCTCCCACACTTTGTGGACACAATATATTCATTTCTCGGAACTCCTAGAGCTTTAAGTCCCTTACCAAGCATCTTCTCTGACAATGTCCCTCCATAATACCTATCAAATGGCAGGATCAATCATTATCGAGAACAAGAACATAAtgaaaaactggcaaacagagAGTAGCGGTGAGAATCAGAAGAATGTttgttgaggaaaaaaaaacagagacataCGGAGAAGTGTCAAAGAAATTGATGCCAAGGTCGAAGGCCTCGCGGACAGAGGAGATGGCGTCGTGTTCAGAGACAGGGCCGAAGACACTGCCAAGGGGGGAAGCTCCAAAACCGACGCAGCTAAGTTTGAGACCCGTGTTTCCTAAGGGTCGGAGCTCAAGGTTTGGGTGTGGAGGAGATGCCATCTGATTGATTTGTTAACGTTTGGAGAGCGagaaatgaaataagaaaaaagggaGAGTTTGGAAAAGggtgagagagaagggaagtGTGGAAGGTGAGGAGTAATTTCGTTTTTTTGGTtgtaaagatttgttttttaaattaatgttttttttttaataattttaaattattttgacatattaatattaaaaataattttttttaaaataaaaaattattttaaatgaaaaacacttaattAAAAGTGACgggtaattttaaaattcaattcaaatttttggtTGATAATACTAATCTTTATAtgttaaatttcatcatttactttccatgttagattttaaatttatttatagaaattacCGCTTCGAGTGTCACAaaccttaaaattattaaaaatttacttgatagttaatttcagggtcttggagaattagtcgagatacgcatAAACTGACCCGAATAcccataattatatatataaaaaaattcaattcaattcaacttgattcttttgatatttttccatGATCAATAGAAAAATAGATGGGATCCTAGCAGTGGaaccaaattattttattttattttaaaagctaactaatcaattcaaaaaaataaaaataaaagagctacattaacaaaatattaaaatagatcGGCAGACCTCATTTTTGTTAATAGTTTGTTTgatttgctagtttaattgtaAAATTCATACATCAAGTAATTTAATAATGAATTCTTATActatattgttaataaaatcatttaaattagaaatataaCTTGAATTAGTTTATGAAGAACAAATCCGAGCATCAAAACCTTTCCCCCGTTAATTTGCACATGGACACAGTAAAATATTacatattcaaaacaaaagcgGCCGACAAAATGACAAGAACAAAGAAACCGGCAGGAAACCTCCCCTCCCCTccactcttttttgttttgttttgtatttaaaaaatattttttaattttttaattttaaatattttaatttactaatattaaaaataatttttacaccGTGCTTTCCTTTGTGCATTATCGTGGCCCATTTTATTTGCCTTATCCAATTGAATGCAAAATGTGCTTGAACGCAACCCTGTCTTCTACATGCTTTGGGCCTGAGCTCCCCTCTCTTGAAAGGCCTGTCAATAGAAGAGCGGCCCTGCAGAGCCCAAGATATGGATTTAAACAGGGGCCAAGCACACAATTTAGTCCCTAGAGAAGGCATTCGCTACTATTGATGCCACCACCTGTTATTTCCAAGAGCTATTTATTTTCAAGGACCAATTAGTGTCTTCAAGAAACAATAAGGACCAACCAGCACTAAAAAATGGAGCCAATTTGTATGCTAACCCGAATTCTCACGAGTCATGAATTGATGCATGCAGCAGAAGAAGGACGACGACGCATCGTTCACGCCTTCATTAAGCCTAGTTTTAGGTGCTAGATATATTATTCTCTATTCGGAATATTCTGAGCACTTCATTTTGCAGGCGAAGtagtttattattttctaaccaaataaaattattaaataaaaaattaggtaaTTGTCGTTTCTTGAATTGAAGTGCTTGTTTGGGagtatggttgcggttgctttttaaagtgtttttcaaaacatacaaattttttttttgaatttttatggaACGTGATTTACATCACGTTCCCAAATAGTGCCGATCGATtctaaattatcatttaattgaTAACATTCATAAATATATCTCAAATTTAAACCGATCAAGCTACAACTTTATCTATAATCTTGTACCTGGGTGTGTTTTATTCCCTTGTAATAAatgttgatgttttattttctacaaaataaaaaaaattaggcgaCGCTCGTgcaaatatcaatttataagttattttatattcgTGAGATGCACTCAAGACGAATATATTACAATATGTTTTAGTGTGCTAAAATTGTGATTGACATTGCGATgaaggttatttttaaaattattttttatttgaaaataatattttattaaaaagttatttttaatatcagttataacaaactaaaaataaaaaaaatattttttaaaaaattcatgttaacCTACTTTGAGTTTCAACTATCACATTTGGCGCTGGCAGTTTTAAAAGATGACACTCTTTTCAAAACAAGCAAGCACCGACtacttctttgttttgtttatacCCAAGAACAACTATGTGCCCACTGCCCTCCTTCTCTtccttccatatatatatatatatatatataaataaataaataaataaattaattataattaatcctTACAGAAAGGACAGAGGAGATCGCATTGTCAATGTACAAGCCGTGTGAAGGTTCTCAGATCATTTTCACAGGTTGGCAATAGCAAGCAGAAATCGAAACCCCATAGCCAATATTTGTTACCAGCATTTTAAGGCCTGGACTCAACCATTGATCCGCTGGGAATTAGAGATTTTTGCAGATCCATTTCAAGCTTTTccacatttaattaattattattttattaactcatgttgcccttaattaattcttaagtTTATACACTagagcttgtttgttttttacgggaattatttttcaaagtattttttatttaaaaatatatttaaatattataaaatatatatataaaaaaatttaaattttaaacctaCAGCGTTTCGTGCTGCAAACAATCACCAGTCAAAAACTCTCATTACTTTTCGGCACATCGTTATGGGTCCTCACTCGTAATCATAGCTCGTTTTTTCACAGGCCGCACCAGCCCAACATAGCAACAGGTGTCGTTGTCTTATTGgcttaaaaataagtaaataaaaaagtcaaaggAAAGTTCCAAGCTGAACCTACcaaatatgacatttttaagCAAATACTTACACGTTTCCTTCACACGGGTTTCTAACTGTTTGCATGATCGCTTACTTGGATCGTTTCGTAAGTAAATATTctaagactattttttttttaggttttattaaAGTTACACATTTTTTTCGTGAATTTAATATGGTTACATATTTATAAGCATCTTCTAAAAACCATATAATAAACTGTTGATATTTTAAATGCAAGGAAGTCCACTTCTTTaataactctaaaaataaaaatcaggctcaataattaatgtttaattgcgtttaaaaaatattatgtatgaatcaataaaaataatattggttttgttctaaaattaaaaaaaaaatcaacatcgaCTTATCTAGTTTTATTAAGATATGAAGcatgtttgatttttagttttaaaagcattttttaaaagaaaattatttttttttaaaatatttttgttttaaattaatttttttttatattttcagatcgttttgatacatTGATATCACGAAtgaattttaacaaataaaaaatatattattttaatatatttttaaataaaataactacatTTCTTTTGGATGAATGATTTATAATTAGCAAACCTTGAATGAAAATTTCAACGGCTAGTTGGTAATCAATCTCATAAAGTctgcaaaacaacaaaaatgatttcATAGAGGCTGATTGGTTTGTCAGCAAAAACGACCCACtaagttaaaatattccaaTTTGCCATGATGTCGCCGTcgaattattaaattaatacagCCTAAAGTGATCAAAACCCCAAGGCCTTTTCACATCGCTTATTACACACGAGGTGGACAAGCTATAAAAGTTGAATTAAGAGGGCAGGATCTCTCCTGCTTTAGTGGAGGTTTGACATAGAAAGCTTGGTGAGCAGTACTTACTATCGAAGGCTGACAGTTCATGCGACTGTACATTTGTTCCAATTCCTGATTTTTTGGTCTCTGTATGTATCTTTATCTGATAAAGCCTTCAGGGTTTTATAATGCTTATATAATCATAGTTCTGAAGTACTTGTATCATATAAGTACAGGCTGTAacacttatatttttattcgaAACTGTTGTCCTCGATCTCCTTCTTTAATTTGCCTGTGTGAGTAATGCGATTTATGTTTGTTGATTTGCATAGTTTTGGATTTGTGTATAGTTCATTAGATCGAATTAATTCAGCTGTTTTGGTGACCGCCCCACCACACCAGTATTGATTTTCTCCTGTTCTCTTCCCATCATCAGAAAGGAGCTTCTTCCATGGAGACTTCATCAGTTACAGCTTTATGTGAACTGGTAAGAGCACTTGTGATGATTGTTGAACTTTAATTATCAGGTATAGGGATTTGGAAGCTTTTTGTTAGTAATTCAGGAATTTCTGAAATTTAAATACTATTGGCCCATAGGGAATGGAGGATTCAAGCTTCACCAACCAGTGGTTCATGAACTCTCTTGATGATACCAGCTTACTACCATTTGCTGCTGCATTTGGAGAGAACATACATCACTCTTTCTCTCACCAAAACTTCAACCTCAAAACCTCCATGGATAGTGTTAGACCAACAAAACAACTGAGAACTGATCATTTGTCAAACCCACAACCTGCCTTTTCTCCTAACATTCTTTCCTTTGTCAATTCCAACCACGCAAATCAAATGGGATTGATGAAGCCTAAAGAGGAGGCAGTGTGTTCTAAGAGCATCAACAATCTCCCTTCTGACATGGTAGTTTCTCAAGATTCCTTTGGGAACCAATACTATGCATTCAAGGCCTCCCAAGGACCTAAGATGATTAGCGCGAACGGTACTAGACTTTCTCAAAGTCAAGATCACATTATAGCAGAAAGGAAGCGGCGGGAGAAGCTCAGTCAACGATTCATAGCTTTATCTGCTGTAGTTCCTGGACTAAAAAAggtatcaaatttattttagataatccTTTATTTACCATTCCTGATAACTTTATGATTTCCAATCTTGGCGTCTGCGGTAACTTATATATGGGAGCATGTTTGTCTTTAGATGGATAAAGCTTCTGTTCTAGGAGATGCTATCAAGTACTTGAAACAATTGCAAGAGAGAGTTAAGACACTTGAGgaacaaacaaaaaggaaaaccaTGGAATCAGTGGTTATTGTGAAGAAATCTCATGTCTATGTTGATGAGGGTGGTGAAAACTCTTCCTCAGATGTGTCTAAAGGACCTATTCATGAGACATTGCCAGAACTTGAAGCAAGATTCTGCGACAAACATGTCCTCATAAGAATTCActgcaagaaaaacaaaggagttttggagaaaacagtggCTGAAGTTGAGAAACTCCACCTATCAGTTATCAATAGCAGTGTCCTTACATTTGGGACTTGTGCTCTTGATGTTACTATTATTGCACAGGTAAGTTCTGTCCTCAACCATTCCTTTTAAACATCCAGTTTAACATGTTTATGTATGCGTCTTCTCTTTTGTCAAAtgctaataaaaaacatattcaatttTTGCAGATGGATATAGACTTCAACATGTCAGTGAAGGATCTAGTGAAGACTTTACGCTCAGCTTTCCAGTATTTCATGTGAAAAATAAGGTCCGACTTCAGTTCATACGATGGTCCCATTAGTTTCTTTGCTGCTGGTGGAAACTTTGAAGACACCATAAATAATCAgaatatatagacacacacacagcTCAAAGCCATCTTTCCCAAAGTAGACAAGGCTTGGAATGCACCACCACCTTCTATCCTTACATATAAGCTTATTTGCTGCGATGTTCATTTTGCAGGAGGGTTTTTTCTAATCAGTTTTTGCATGGTTATTAAATCCTAAGCTATGTTCAAGACCCGTCTGTATCAAAAGAGTGATCTCGCTGCTTGTTTAGGCCTTTTTTTTACTGTGAGGTTGATTATTCAACTGAACATGTTCAGTCCCTTTCTTACCTACTAAGGTGGTTGAATAGGGAAGATGGTTTTTTAGGTGTGTAGACAACATGCTTTGTTGTTGTAGTTTGTTTGGTCAATGTTTTAAGAGGCAGTCTGTGTCCTCTtttctctttgtaatgttcTAATAATGATTTGTAACAATTTCGTTCACACCAGTGGAATAATAATTACTACAAAAAATCTCTATCCGCCCATAAACACGATTACCTACGGAATGGCTGAATGGGTGTCGCTGGTTTCTCATGTACCTTGAAATCACCATATGGATTTTCAGCAGCTACATATCATGGAGCCAAATGGGTTAGTCATGATCAGATTGGATGATCAGCCCCTATTGCATGGAAAATCACCTTCTCATACCTGACTCTGGCTTAAATTGGTTCCAAGGAAAGTTTTCCCTTCTAACTTAAAAGGAAATGTAATTTTAATCAGATGCTCTTTCTGTTCCCTAGAGTTGCTTGAATATTGCTGGGAATGGCTTGTGGAACCGATACAGTGCCAACAACCATGTTAAGCTTCCCGGAAAGTGAGTTGGGAATTTAGCGCAGTATCCGATTTAAATCTAGACGTGAGAATGATTCGCACACGAACACAATAACAATCTTTATTGGAGATTTTAGAAGATTATGTTAAAGCTCAAGAGAGATAAAAAAGATGGTATcgtatatttaatttattaaatttggttcaaTTGAGCACACTTCAAAATTGAATTACCTCTATCATGAATCCATGATCATAGAAAGTCGCTACCTGGACGTTAACATTTGTATATAACCCTTAAGAGTCTCCAAAAATCAGAATCAGAACAAAAAATCGGcataagattaattttaatatcgCCATTGTTGCGAAGTACTAGTTGCAATCTCACCAGGAGATAAGGCAGGGCAGCGTTGAAATCAAGGAAAGCTCCCATCCCTTGTCAAGTTTTGCAGGATCGAGTACGTTACACTAATTAAATGGCTATGGAGCGCATGATTGATGTAGCTCCATAACCGACGAGCTTTTTTGGTGCTTGATGATGACTTCCAAGAATTGACAGTCCGCAAAAGTTTTCGCATCACAGTGGATCGTGTAGACAGTAATAAAAGTGTCGTCCAAGACATGAATCTGACTAATCtaatattaattgaattattgaaaGGAATCATTATAACCTTAGTCCCCACAAAAGATTGTGATCTTGCCATGactttcatctctctctctctctctctctctgtcacaTTGAAGATAGCTATGGATTAATTGttcccattaaaaaataaaagaagaaaatg is a window encoding:
- the LOC7470777 gene encoding L-galactose dehydrogenase, whose product is MASPPHPNLELRPLGNTGLKLSCVGFGASPLGSVFGPVSEHDAISSVREAFDLGINFFDTSPYYGGTLSEKMLGKGLKALGVPRNEYIVSTKCGRYVEGFDFSAERVTKSIDESLARLQLDYVDILQCHDIEFGSLDQIVNETIPALQKLREAGKIRFIGITGLPLSVFTYVLDRVPPGTVDVILSYCRYSVNDSTLVDLLPYLKSKGVGVISASPLAMGLLTENGPPEWHPASAELKSACQAAAAFCKAKGKNISKLAMQYSLANKDISSVLVGMNSVRQVKENVYAATELATFGKDQETLSEVEAILSPVKNQTWPSGIQES
- the LOC7470776 gene encoding transcription factor bHLH18, whose product is METSSVTALCELGMEDSSFTNQWFMNSLDDTSLLPFAAAFGENIHHSFSHQNFNLKTSMDSVRPTKQLRTDHLSNPQPAFSPNILSFVNSNHANQMGLMKPKEEAVCSKSINNLPSDMVVSQDSFGNQYYAFKASQGPKMISANGTRLSQSQDHIIAERKRREKLSQRFIALSAVVPGLKKMDKASVLGDAIKYLKQLQERVKTLEEQTKRKTMESVVIVKKSHVYVDEGGENSSSDVSKGPIHETLPELEARFCDKHVLIRIHCKKNKGVLEKTVAEVEKLHLSVINSSVLTFGTCALDVTIIAQMDIDFNMSVKDLVKTLRSAFQYFM